The proteins below are encoded in one region of Vicinamibacterales bacterium:
- a CDS encoding ABC transporter permease, producing MPTILRPTCRGRDGQRVPGGNQGEHMDGFWQDVRFGLRLFRKTPGFLAMTILALGLGIGANTAVFSVVYSVLLKPLPYPEPDRLVTIYDTQPDCDSCPASYPKYVDWREQNRVFQVIGGSSGGSAVLTGRGDPERVPIANATASLFRVYGINPVLGRAFSEDEDRPGGPKVTVLSYGFWERRFGKDARIIGQTLVLDEVPRTVVGVMPQGFTHRMADAFVPLARQLDERQRGTHFLATWGRLKTGVTVERAKREMIALGHRLAREHGTNHGIDVRPLRDQVVGDAATPLLVLFGSVAFVLLIACANVANLLLARAAARRREVAVRTALGMTKGRLVRQLLTESVMLSLAGATVGLALAWGGVRLFVATAPPVVPRMASIAIDGSVLLFTLGVAIATGILFGLAPVLHARGGPADALKEETGRSTGNLVSRRAGAALVVAEIALSVTLLVGAGLTVKSLINLQHQGLGVVVERVLAFDVALPKARYDTDDRVRIYFAAALEHLRAIPGVQSAGAITLLPLRAFGNNAEFHVEGKTLWKANQAPLAETRVVDGAYYQTMGIPLIRGRFFTPRDDARSKQVVIVNESLARRCWPGENPIGKRLSVGSPDWYEVVGVVGDVRTYSAADTPRYEISGPLSQGPSPQMTFVLRSATADPTTLTASIRRELAEVDATQPISKLQTMEEVVRTSLSRPRLLSVLISVFAGLAALLALVGVYGLVAYAVSQQMPEFGIRMAIGASPHALIGLVVKRGGLLALVGMATGAATAFALTRLMTSVLYQVQPADPLVFGLTCLAVLVAALAACYLPARSAAKVDPISTLRTS from the coding sequence ATGCCGACAATTCTCCGTCCAACGTGCCGAGGGAGGGACGGCCAGCGCGTCCCGGGCGGAAACCAGGGGGAACACATGGACGGATTCTGGCAGGACGTGCGGTTTGGCCTCCGGCTTTTCAGGAAAACGCCTGGCTTCCTCGCCATGACGATCCTCGCGCTGGGCTTGGGTATCGGCGCGAACACCGCCGTCTTCAGCGTCGTCTACAGCGTGCTGCTGAAGCCGCTGCCGTATCCTGAGCCCGACCGGCTGGTCACCATTTACGACACGCAGCCCGACTGTGACTCCTGCCCTGCTTCCTACCCGAAATACGTGGACTGGCGAGAACAGAATCGCGTCTTCCAGGTCATTGGCGGGTCCTCGGGTGGCAGCGCCGTGCTGACTGGCCGGGGCGACCCGGAGCGCGTGCCGATCGCGAATGCGACAGCTTCCTTGTTCAGGGTCTACGGCATCAACCCCGTGCTCGGCCGCGCGTTCTCGGAGGATGAAGACCGACCGGGAGGACCCAAGGTCACGGTGCTCAGCTACGGATTCTGGGAGCGCCGATTCGGCAAGGACGCGCGAATCATCGGCCAGACGCTCGTCCTGGACGAGGTGCCACGGACCGTGGTGGGCGTGATGCCCCAGGGCTTCACCCACCGGATGGCGGATGCCTTCGTCCCGCTCGCTCGCCAGCTCGACGAACGGCAGCGTGGGACTCACTTCCTCGCGACCTGGGGACGCCTGAAGACGGGGGTGACGGTGGAACGCGCCAAACGCGAAATGATCGCGCTTGGCCACCGGTTGGCGCGCGAGCACGGCACGAACCACGGAATCGACGTCCGTCCGCTGCGCGATCAGGTGGTTGGTGACGCTGCCACCCCGCTGCTGGTGCTCTTCGGCAGCGTGGCATTCGTCCTGTTGATCGCCTGCGCGAACGTGGCCAACCTGTTGCTGGCCCGCGCCGCGGCCCGGCGGCGCGAGGTCGCCGTTCGAACCGCGCTCGGCATGACCAAGGGCCGCCTGGTCCGCCAGTTGCTGACCGAAAGCGTGATGCTGTCGCTCGCGGGCGCCACCGTCGGCCTCGCCCTGGCCTGGGGCGGCGTGCGCCTGTTCGTGGCCACCGCGCCGCCGGTCGTCCCGAGGATGGCGTCAATTGCGATCGATGGCAGCGTGCTGCTGTTCACGCTGGGTGTGGCCATTGCCACCGGGATCCTGTTCGGCCTCGCGCCCGTGCTCCACGCCCGCGGTGGGCCGGCCGACGCCCTGAAGGAAGAGACAGGGCGCAGCACGGGCAATCTGGTATCCCGTCGTGCGGGTGCCGCGCTGGTTGTCGCCGAGATCGCTCTCTCGGTCACGCTGCTCGTCGGCGCCGGCCTGACGGTGAAGAGCCTGATCAATCTCCAGCACCAGGGCCTGGGCGTCGTGGTCGAGCGCGTGCTGGCGTTCGACGTCGCACTCCCGAAGGCCCGCTACGACACCGACGACCGCGTGCGGATCTACTTCGCCGCAGCGCTCGAGCATCTGCGGGCGATACCGGGGGTGCAGTCCGCCGGCGCCATCACGCTCCTGCCGCTGCGGGCGTTCGGCAACAACGCCGAGTTCCATGTCGAGGGCAAGACGCTGTGGAAGGCGAACCAGGCGCCGCTTGCCGAGACCCGCGTCGTGGATGGCGCGTACTACCAGACGATGGGTATCCCCCTGATCCGGGGCCGGTTCTTCACGCCCCGGGACGATGCCAGGAGCAAGCAGGTTGTGATCGTGAATGAGTCGCTGGCGCGTCGCTGCTGGCCCGGCGAGAATCCCATCGGCAAGCGGCTCAGCGTTGGCTCGCCTGATTGGTACGAGGTCGTCGGCGTCGTGGGCGACGTGCGGACGTACAGCGCCGCCGACACGCCCCGCTACGAAATCTCAGGCCCGCTCAGCCAGGGGCCGTCGCCGCAGATGACGTTCGTACTGCGCTCGGCCACTGCAGACCCAACCACGCTGACCGCATCCATCCGCCGCGAACTGGCTGAGGTCGACGCCACGCAGCCGATCTCGAAGTTGCAGACAATGGAAGAGGTGGTGCGAACCTCATTGTCGCGTCCGCGGTTGTTGTCGGTGCTGATTTCGGTGTTCGCCGGCCTCGCGGCACTGCTGGCGCTGGTCGGCGTCTACGGACTGGTCGCATATGCAGTCAGCCAGCAGATGCCGGAATTCGGCATCCGAATGGCCATCGGGGCGTCTCCCCATGCGCTGATTGGCCTCGTCGTGAAGCGCGGAGGGCTTCTGGCGCTTGTCGGCATGGCCACCGGCGCGGCCACGGCCTTTGCGCTCACGCGGCTGATGACCTCCGTGCTCTATCAGGTGCAGCCGGCCGATCCGCTCGTGTTCGGGCTGACCTGTCTGGCGGTCCTGGTGGCGGCGCTGGCAGCCTGCTACTTGCCCGCCCGGTCCGCGGCGAAAGTGGACCCAATCAGTACGCTTCGAACGTCGTAG
- a CDS encoding M24 family metallopeptidase codes for MSLIREKIAQAVEILRELEMPCWLTFVRETGMNGDPVMPFLAPSHLTWHSAFLIMATGEAHAIVGQYDKQTLEDTGAYRVVEAYVQGVKQPLLDFLRDRNPRQIAVNFSKDSEVCDGLTHGMFLTLQDFFAEIGFQDRLVSSERLISALRARKTATEVSRMKEAIRLTEEIFTRVGQFLAPGRTERDVAEYVAGLVRRDGLDLAWEAGTCPAVFTGPDTAGAHYSPTGRVVERGHLVNMDFGIKHEDYCADLQRTFYVLSQGETVAPPDVQRGFDTIVRSIEEARTVIKPGVTGQAVDAVARTLITGAGYAEFPHALGHQVGRFAHDGTAILGPAWEKYAGRPFVPIERGMVFTIEPRLTVPGCGIATVEEMVVVTEVGAEYLSDPQTTLRLVR; via the coding sequence ATGTCGCTCATCCGGGAGAAGATCGCTCAAGCGGTGGAGATTCTGCGCGAACTGGAGATGCCGTGCTGGCTGACCTTCGTGCGTGAGACCGGCATGAACGGCGATCCCGTGATGCCGTTCCTGGCGCCCAGCCACCTCACGTGGCACAGCGCCTTCCTCATCATGGCGACGGGCGAGGCGCACGCGATCGTCGGGCAGTACGACAAGCAGACGCTCGAGGACACGGGCGCCTACCGGGTGGTCGAGGCCTACGTCCAGGGCGTGAAGCAGCCGCTGCTCGACTTCCTGCGCGACCGCAACCCGCGGCAGATTGCAGTCAATTTCTCGAAGGACAGCGAGGTCTGCGACGGCCTCACCCACGGCATGTTCCTCACGCTCCAGGACTTCTTCGCGGAGATCGGCTTCCAGGATCGTCTGGTGTCGTCCGAGCGGCTCATCTCCGCGCTCCGGGCCAGGAAGACGGCGACTGAAGTCTCCCGCATGAAGGAAGCCATCCGCCTGACCGAGGAGATCTTCACGAGGGTGGGACAGTTCCTGGCGCCGGGCCGGACCGAGCGTGACGTGGCCGAGTACGTCGCCGGCCTCGTTCGACGAGACGGCCTCGACCTCGCGTGGGAGGCGGGCACGTGTCCAGCCGTCTTCACGGGCCCGGACACGGCCGGGGCGCACTATTCTCCCACCGGCCGGGTGGTCGAGCGTGGCCACCTCGTCAACATGGATTTTGGCATCAAGCACGAGGACTACTGCGCGGACCTGCAGCGGACGTTCTACGTGCTCTCGCAGGGCGAGACCGTGGCGCCGCCGGACGTTCAGCGCGGGTTCGATACGATCGTCAGGTCGATCGAGGAGGCGCGAACGGTCATCAAACCCGGCGTCACCGGCCAGGCCGTGGATGCGGTTGCACGTACTCTCATCACCGGCGCGGGCTACGCCGAGTTCCCGCACGCCCTCGGACATCAGGTCGGACGCTTCGCGCACGACGGCACGGCGATCCTCGGCCCGGCGTGGGAGAAATACGCCGGAAGGCCGTTCGTTCCTATCGAGCGGGGCATGGTCTTCACGATCGAGCCGCGCCTGACCGTACCAGGCTGCGGGATCGCGACGGTCGAAGAAATGGTCGTCGTGACCGAAGTCGGGGCGGAATATCTCTCCGACCCGCAGACCACGTTGCGTCTGGTCCGCTGA
- the hypD gene encoding trans-4-hydroxy-L-proline dehydratase — MTERVARLRQISLETKPTLSTERAELMTEFYRNAPSVSLPILRALSFQHLAAHKALYIEPGELIVGERGPVPKATPTYPELCCHTLEDLEILDTREKISFAVAPEAREAYRDRVIPFWRERSMRHRMFLELADEWKAAYEAGVFTEFMEQRAPGHTVTDGKIYQKGMIDFQADIDREVAALDDLHDLEAYDKRQQLKGMRLAADAMVRWAKRYSAEARRLAAVEVDPVRRVELEQIAANCDWVPERAPRTFWEALQAYWFVHLGVITELNTWDSFCPGRLDQHLYPFYKREVQAGTLTRERAKELLQCFWVKFNNQPAPPKVGVTAAESGTYTDFSNINTGGLKADGSDGVNDVTYLVLEVIDEMRLLQPSSNVQLSKKSPDRFLRKACEIIRKGWGQPSIFNADMVVAELVRQGKSVEDARCGGTSGCVEVGAFGKESYILTGYFNLPKVIEVTLDNGYDPRTERQIGPKTGDPATFTTFDQFLDAFRAQLNHFIDIKIRGSHIIERMYATMMPAPFLSLITDDCIRNGRDYNAGGARYNTRYIMPVGPGTAADSLAAIKYHVFDHKAVTMEALVQAVRADFIGHEGLRQLLVNKSPKYGNDDEYADAFVTQLCDWLFTSIDARRGPTGSTYHVNYLSTTCHVYFGSVCGATPDGRHAWVPVSDGISPAHGADRCGPTAVIKSASRMDHARSGGTLLNQKFTPSLLDGAEGIEQLAHLVRAYFKLDGHHIQFNVVTADTLRAAQKEPEKYRDLIVRVAGYSDYFCDLTKGLQEEIISRTEQKGF, encoded by the coding sequence ATCGCTGCCAATCCTGCGTGCGCTGTCGTTCCAGCACCTGGCGGCGCACAAGGCGCTGTACATCGAGCCCGGCGAGTTGATTGTCGGCGAGCGCGGACCGGTGCCGAAGGCGACGCCCACGTATCCGGAGCTCTGCTGCCACACGCTCGAGGATCTCGAGATCCTCGATACCCGCGAGAAGATCTCGTTTGCCGTGGCGCCCGAGGCTCGTGAGGCGTACCGTGACCGCGTCATTCCCTTCTGGCGCGAGCGCTCGATGCGCCACCGGATGTTCCTGGAACTGGCCGACGAATGGAAGGCGGCGTACGAGGCCGGCGTGTTCACCGAGTTCATGGAGCAACGGGCGCCCGGCCACACGGTGACGGACGGGAAGATCTACCAGAAGGGCATGATCGACTTTCAGGCGGACATCGATCGCGAGGTGGCCGCGCTCGACGATCTCCACGATCTCGAGGCCTACGACAAGCGGCAGCAGTTGAAGGGCATGCGCCTCGCCGCCGACGCGATGGTCCGCTGGGCCAAGAGGTACTCGGCCGAGGCCCGTCGGCTTGCCGCCGTCGAGGTCGACCCCGTCCGGCGGGTGGAACTCGAACAGATCGCGGCCAATTGCGACTGGGTTCCGGAACGGGCGCCCCGCACCTTCTGGGAAGCCCTGCAGGCGTACTGGTTCGTGCATCTCGGCGTCATCACCGAACTGAACACCTGGGACTCGTTCTGTCCCGGGCGCCTCGATCAGCACCTCTATCCGTTCTACAAACGGGAGGTCCAGGCGGGCACGCTGACACGCGAGCGGGCCAAGGAACTGCTGCAGTGTTTCTGGGTGAAGTTCAACAACCAGCCGGCGCCGCCGAAGGTGGGTGTGACGGCGGCCGAGAGCGGCACGTACACCGACTTCTCCAACATCAACACCGGCGGCCTCAAGGCCGACGGGAGCGACGGCGTCAACGACGTGACGTATCTCGTGCTCGAAGTGATCGACGAGATGCGCCTGCTGCAGCCATCGTCGAACGTGCAGCTCAGCAAGAAGAGCCCGGATCGGTTCCTCAGGAAGGCGTGCGAGATCATCCGCAAGGGCTGGGGCCAGCCGTCGATCTTCAACGCCGACATGGTCGTGGCGGAACTGGTGCGCCAGGGGAAGTCGGTCGAGGACGCGCGCTGCGGCGGCACCAGCGGGTGCGTCGAGGTGGGGGCGTTCGGCAAGGAGAGCTACATCCTCACCGGGTACTTCAACCTGCCGAAGGTCATCGAGGTGACGCTCGACAACGGGTACGACCCGCGGACCGAGCGGCAGATTGGGCCGAAGACGGGCGACCCGGCGACGTTCACGACGTTCGACCAGTTCCTCGACGCCTTCCGGGCGCAACTGAACCACTTCATCGACATCAAGATCCGCGGCAGCCACATCATCGAGCGGATGTACGCGACGATGATGCCGGCTCCGTTTCTCTCGCTGATCACCGACGATTGCATCCGCAACGGCCGCGACTACAACGCCGGCGGGGCGCGGTACAACACGCGCTACATCATGCCGGTCGGCCCTGGCACCGCGGCCGACAGCCTCGCGGCGATCAAGTACCACGTCTTCGATCACAAGGCCGTCACGATGGAGGCGCTCGTTCAGGCGGTGCGCGCGGACTTCATCGGCCACGAGGGGTTGCGTCAACTGCTCGTCAACAAGTCGCCGAAGTACGGCAACGACGACGAGTACGCGGACGCGTTCGTGACGCAGTTGTGCGACTGGCTGTTCACGTCGATCGACGCGCGCCGCGGGCCGACCGGCTCGACCTATCACGTCAACTATCTCTCGACCACCTGCCACGTCTATTTCGGATCGGTGTGCGGCGCCACACCGGATGGGCGGCACGCCTGGGTGCCCGTGTCGGACGGGATCTCGCCGGCGCACGGCGCCGACCGCTGCGGCCCGACGGCGGTCATCAAGTCCGCGTCTCGGATGGACCACGCACGGTCGGGCGGCACGCTCCTCAACCAGAAGTTCACGCCCTCTCTGCTCGACGGCGCGGAGGGCATCGAACAACTCGCTCACCTCGTCCGCGCCTACTTCAAGCTCGACGGCCATCACATCCAGTTCAACGTGGTGACGGCTGACACGCTGCGTGCGGCACAGAAGGAGCCCGAGAAGTATCGCGACCTGATCGTTCGCGTGGCCGGCTACAGCGACTACTTCTGCGACCTCACGAAGGGCCTGCAGGAGGAAATCATCTCGCGGACCGAGCAGAAGGGGTTCTAG
- a CDS encoding GntR family transcriptional regulator, with the protein MAGSKRPISAATRSRVGTLADEAYAHLRDPIVTLRLAPGAPLTEVEVSRRLGMSRTPVRAALLRLQQEGLVIGNDATRPGRVIVAPLTADDMRELFLMVGALDGVAARLAAELPAERRAAIVVQGGLLTGQLRALEATEVSDIRAAQELDLQFHRCYEEAAAGPRLLVKLRALHARRERYVRVYTEALIHTQGVRESLDEHGRILDAIKAGDGDAAEQAARFNYRNAIERYRRIVAVHGERGSWG; encoded by the coding sequence ATGGCTGGCTCGAAGCGTCCGATATCGGCGGCCACCCGCTCCCGAGTCGGCACGCTCGCCGACGAAGCCTATGCCCACCTTCGTGACCCCATCGTCACGCTTCGCCTCGCACCGGGCGCCCCGCTGACGGAAGTCGAGGTGAGCCGGCGGCTGGGCATGAGCCGCACGCCAGTGCGGGCGGCGCTGCTTCGGCTGCAGCAGGAAGGACTCGTGATCGGCAACGACGCGACGCGACCGGGCCGCGTCATCGTTGCGCCGCTGACCGCCGACGACATGCGCGAACTGTTCCTGATGGTGGGCGCGCTCGACGGCGTGGCTGCCCGCCTCGCCGCGGAACTGCCGGCCGAGCGGCGGGCGGCGATTGTCGTGCAGGGCGGATTGCTGACCGGGCAGTTGCGCGCGCTCGAGGCAACCGAGGTTTCGGATATCCGCGCCGCACAGGAACTGGACCTGCAGTTCCATCGCTGCTACGAGGAGGCCGCGGCCGGCCCGCGCCTGCTGGTCAAGCTCCGCGCGCTCCACGCGCGACGCGAGCGCTACGTCCGCGTGTACACGGAGGCCCTCATCCACACGCAAGGCGTCAGGGAATCACTCGACGAGCACGGGCGGATTCTGGACGCGATCAAGGCCGGCGACGGGGACGCCGCCGAGCAGGCGGCACGGTTCAACTATCGCAACGCGATCGAACGGTACCGCCGGATCGTGGCGGTCCACGGGGAACGGGGAAGCTGGGGATAG